A genomic segment from Vanacampus margaritifer isolate UIUO_Vmar chromosome 3, RoL_Vmar_1.0, whole genome shotgun sequence encodes:
- the LOC144048536 gene encoding uncharacterized protein LOC144048536, whose amino-acid sequence MLKELVRQRLIAATNEIFGLFDQTIASYEEQLCRAREESERHRRQLEAVCKTQIIIRVEDVEQLIGQQEELLTQPQDGRRNLEQAVPQQAHVKEEAAVPQPPYMEDEAEAEDVTHPHAKEEEEVVDISKLSPTGVSVESEVFKDEPPESSPRHHGIPSGEHPGGPPDDLLAPMSDTGHMEEPLRSDTDDEGDDKQPKCSEKETTLKKKRKIGKKENSCSICGQTFAENSHLLDHKRMHVEEKRFHCSLCAKKFSFMSLLGKHMKYHTREKRHSCSACHKKFFTASTLKQHMRTHTGQPFSCPSCDEIFTEKAKFVTHMTLHTGEKPFSCSVCSRSFTQKAGLRKHMTTHTEQMSFSCSTCDKKFALESLLANHMRQHTRKKTFNCSVCSKGFGTRYFMVKHMRLHTFKKPFSCSTCDKTFACKSALVNHMRRHTGEKPFNCSVCLKKFSQSSYLKKHMTTHTRPKSFSCSFCGKTFKLRACFVAHESAHKEGRDEKS is encoded by the exons ATGTTGAAAGAGTTGGTAAGACAGCGATTGATTGCGGCAACCAATGAAATTTTCGGCCTTTTTGACCAAACGATTGCGTCGTACGAGGAGCAACTTTGTCGAGCGAGGGAGGAGAGCGAGCGACACCGACGACAACTGGAAGCTGTTTGCAAGACTCAAATTATTATACGCGTCGAAG ATGTCGAGCAGCTGATCGGTCAGCAGGAAGAACTTCTAACTCAGCCGCAAGATGGCAGGCGCAATTTGGAGCAAGCAGTTCCACAGCAAGCCCATGTGAAAGAGGAAGCGGCGGTTCCACAGCCCCCCTACATGGAAGATGAAGCTGAAGCTGAAGATGTAACGCACCCCCATGctaaggaggaagaggaagtggTAGATATCAGCAAGTTGTCACCGACTGGTGTCTCTGTGGAGAGCGAAGTGTTCAAAGATGAACCGCCCGAAAGTTCACCGCGCCATCATGGCATTCCGAGTGGAGAGCACCCTGGAGGACCACCAGACGATCTCTTAGCTCCAATGTCAGACACCGGCCATATGGAAGAACCATTGAGAAGCGACACAGACGATGAAGGTGATGACAAACAGCCAAAATGCTCTGAGAAGGAGACGACACTTAAGAAAAAACGTAAGataggtaaaaaagaaaacagctgCTCAATTTGTGGTCAAACATTTGCTGAAAACAGCCATTTGTTGGACCACAAGAGAATGCACGTGGAAGAAAAACGTTTTCATTGCTcattgtgtgcaaaaaaattctCTTTTATGTCACTCTTGGGAAAACACATGAAATACCACACAAGAGAAAAACGGCATAGTTGCTCAGCTTGTCATAAAAAATTCTTCACTGCGTCTACACTGAAACAACACATGAGAACGCACACAGGACAACCCTTTAGTTGCCCGTCATGTGATGAAATATTCACCGAAAAGGCAAAATTTGTAACACACATGACATtacacacgggagaaaaacccttTAGTTGCTCAGTTTGCAGTAGAAGTTTCACTCAAAAGGCAGGCTTGAGAAAACACATGACAACACACACCGAACAAATGAGCTTTAGTTGCTCAACGTGTGACAAAAAATTCGCTTTGGAGTCATTATTGGCAAACCACATGAGACAACACACACGGAAAAAAACCTTTAATTGCTCAGTTTGCAGTAAAGGGTTCGGTACAAGGTATTTCATGGTAAAACACATGAGATTGCACACGTTTAAGAAACCCTTTAGTTGCTCAACGTGTGATAAAACATTCGCTTGTAAGTCCGCATTGGTAAACCACATGAGACGACACACGGGAGAAAAGCCCTTTAATTGCTCAGTTTGCCTTAAAAAATTCAGTCAAAGCTCATACTTGAAAAAGCACATGACAACACACACAAGACCAAAAAGCTTTAGTTGCTCGTTTTGTGGTAAAACGTTCAAACTAAGAGCTTGTTTTGTCGCACACGAGAGTGCACACAAAGAAGGGCGAGACGAGAAATCATAG